In Candidatus Babeliales bacterium, a single genomic region encodes these proteins:
- a CDS encoding ABC transporter permease, whose protein sequence is MRNFNSYILPTIVIFFYFFLYIPIFILILFSFNDNPFTCTWTSFTWQWYYDLFASVEIWHALRNSLIIAVASVALSLMIGINFIFFGTHQFVQRTLFLFYGSLAMPEIVLAVGLLSFFSFFSIPLGTTTLIVGHTLLGLGYVVPILQGRFVELDKGLMEASYDLGATQRQTFFYVVMPLLMPALITAGLLVFIISLDDFIISFFCSGASVQTLPLYIFAVIRTGASPMINALSTVMLVFSSCLVLLFSFLHVKKTRMPK, encoded by the coding sequence ATGAGAAATTTCAACTCATATATACTACCAACTATTGTTATATTTTTTTATTTTTTTTTATATATTCCCATCTTTATTTTGATATTATTTTCTTTTAACGATAATCCATTTACCTGTACTTGGACATCATTTACATGGCAGTGGTATTATGACCTTTTTGCATCTGTCGAAATATGGCATGCTTTAAGAAATTCGCTTATTATTGCTGTAGCATCAGTTGCATTAAGCTTAATGATCGGTATAAATTTTATTTTTTTTGGAACTCATCAGTTTGTACAACGCACATTATTTCTATTCTATGGTAGTTTAGCAATGCCTGAAATAGTATTAGCTGTAGGATTACTTTCTTTTTTTTCTTTCTTTTCTATACCTCTTGGCACAACAACATTAATTGTTGGCCATACCTTACTTGGTCTTGGGTACGTGGTGCCTATTTTACAAGGTCGATTTGTCGAATTAGACAAAGGTTTAATGGAAGCATCATATGACCTTGGCGCAACACAAAGACAAACATTTTTTTATGTTGTAATGCCTCTGTTAATGCCGGCATTGATTACAGCAGGTCTTTTAGTTTTCATTATTTCTTTAGATGATTTTATAATTTCATTTTTTTGCTCGGGAGCGTCAGTGCAAACATTACCTTTATATATTTTTGCTGTAATTCGTACTGGTGCTTCGCCAATGATAAATGCATTATCAACAGTTATGCTTGTGTTTAGTAGTTGCCTTGTGCTTCTTTTTTCTTTTTTACATGTTAAAAAAACAAGGATGCCAAAATGA
- a CDS encoding ABC transporter permease: MKIKKNIKNFFAEYASFIFSVPAILWQVLFLYAPFLLVLYTSFKSDDSNISITLSNYITMLSSPYFYIIARSIFIATGVTFLCLLCGYPVAYFLAITVHRRWKNYLLFLLTLPFWTNFLIQIYSWIFILDYNGLINMLLLKTGLIQNPLPMINNIGAIFFVMLYYYLPFMIMPLYSILEKIQQDVLEASMDLGATHWQTFKYITIPLSMSGIKTGIFLVFVPSFGEFVIPSIVGGAHHMFVGSLVSHYFLVVQDKQLGSAFTIVSGLVLIICILFLHWLCSFPFRKIVRKRIVK; the protein is encoded by the coding sequence ATGAAAATTAAAAAAAATATTAAAAACTTTTTTGCTGAATATGCATCTTTTATATTTTCTGTTCCCGCAATTTTGTGGCAAGTATTATTTTTATATGCTCCATTTTTACTTGTCCTCTACACAAGCTTTAAAAGTGACGATAGCAACATTAGTATAACATTGAGCAATTATATCACTATGTTAAGCAGTCCTTATTTTTATATAATTGCACGATCAATTTTTATTGCTACAGGTGTTACTTTTTTATGTCTTTTGTGTGGATATCCGGTTGCATATTTTTTAGCTATTACTGTACATAGACGTTGGAAAAATTATTTATTATTTTTATTAACATTACCATTTTGGACTAATTTTTTAATTCAAATTTATTCATGGATATTTATTCTTGATTATAATGGATTGATTAACATGTTATTATTAAAAACTGGTTTAATTCAAAACCCATTACCTATGATTAATAATATAGGGGCAATTTTTTTTGTTATGCTGTATTATTATCTCCCTTTTATGATTATGCCTCTGTATAGTATTTTAGAAAAGATTCAACAAGATGTTCTTGAAGCATCAATGGATTTAGGTGCAACGCATTGGCAAACTTTTAAATATATTACTATCCCTCTTTCAATGTCTGGAATTAAAACAGGAATTTTTTTAGTATTTGTCCCTTCATTTGGCGAATTTGTTATACCTTCAATTGTGGGTGGTGCTCATCATATGTTTGTCGGATCATTAGTCTCTCACTATTTTTTGGTGGTACAAGACAAACAACTCGGGTCAGCTTTTACTATAGTAAGTGGATTGGTATTAATAATATGCATTTTGTTTTTACATTGGTTATGTTCATTTCCTTTCCGTAAAATAGTACGTAAAAGGATAGTGAAATGA